The following are from one region of the Variovorax sp. V213 genome:
- a CDS encoding nitrite/sulfite reductase translates to MYQYTEFDRQFVHQRAAQFRDQLERWQKGRLHEDEFRPLRLQNGWYVQRYAPMLRVAVPYGELSSRQLRVLARIAREYDEPEAEVYRKAIETQGLLGTHKLPTHYAHFSTRQNVQYNWIPLAKSADVMDLLASVDMHGIQTSGNCIRNITSDERAGIAVDEIADPRPFAEIMRQWSTLHPEFAFLPRKFKIAITGATEDRAATGWHDVGLHVVKNEAGEIGFRVQVGGGMGRTPIIGTVLREFLPWQQIMNYLEAVIRVYNRYGRRDNIYKARIKILVKAEGQRYIDDVEAEYKQILEHDGAPHTITQEEYDRVAASFVPPTLATRVLQSAEKTDAELRHHAADDVQFARWLARNVAPHKNPALRAVTLSFKRLKQAPGDASADQLDTLAELADRFSAGEARVTHDQNIVLPWVHAEDLHALWLAARAAGFASANVHLLTDMIACPGGDFCALANARSIPIAEAITERYQDLDELDDLGEIDLHISGCINSCGHHHSGHIGILGVDKDGKEWYQVTLGGSDGSALSGTPQAGKVVGPSFSAAEVPGVIEAVLTTYRDTREGGETFIDTLRRVGHDPFKAAANGARFKVEEAA, encoded by the coding sequence ATGTACCAATACACAGAATTCGATCGCCAGTTCGTTCACCAGCGAGCCGCCCAGTTCCGGGACCAGCTCGAGCGCTGGCAAAAGGGCCGTCTCCACGAGGACGAGTTCCGCCCCCTGCGCCTGCAAAACGGCTGGTATGTCCAGCGCTACGCGCCCATGCTGCGCGTGGCCGTGCCCTACGGCGAGCTTTCGAGCCGCCAGCTGCGCGTGCTGGCCCGCATTGCCCGCGAGTACGACGAGCCCGAAGCCGAGGTCTACCGCAAGGCCATCGAAACCCAGGGCCTGCTCGGCACCCACAAGCTGCCGACCCACTACGCCCACTTCTCGACGCGCCAGAACGTCCAGTACAACTGGATTCCGCTCGCCAAGTCGGCCGACGTGATGGACCTGCTGGCTTCGGTCGACATGCACGGCATCCAGACCAGCGGCAACTGCATCCGCAACATCACGAGCGACGAGCGCGCCGGCATCGCTGTCGACGAAATCGCCGATCCGCGCCCATTCGCGGAAATCATGCGCCAGTGGAGCACGCTGCACCCCGAGTTCGCGTTCCTGCCGCGCAAGTTCAAGATCGCCATCACCGGAGCCACCGAAGACCGCGCCGCCACCGGCTGGCACGACGTGGGCCTGCATGTAGTGAAAAACGAGGCCGGTGAAATCGGCTTCCGCGTGCAGGTGGGCGGCGGCATGGGCCGCACGCCCATCATCGGCACCGTGCTGCGCGAGTTCCTGCCCTGGCAGCAGATCATGAATTACCTCGAAGCGGTGATCCGGGTCTACAACCGCTATGGCCGCCGCGACAACATCTACAAGGCGCGCATCAAGATCCTGGTGAAGGCCGAAGGCCAGCGCTACATCGACGACGTCGAGGCCGAGTACAAACAGATCCTCGAGCACGACGGCGCACCGCACACCATCACGCAGGAAGAGTACGACCGCGTGGCCGCCTCCTTCGTGCCGCCGACGCTCGCCACCCGCGTGCTGCAAAGTGCCGAGAAGACCGACGCCGAACTGCGCCACCACGCCGCCGACGACGTGCAGTTCGCGCGCTGGCTGGCGCGCAACGTCGCGCCGCACAAGAACCCCGCGCTGCGCGCCGTGACGCTCTCGTTCAAGCGCCTGAAGCAGGCGCCTGGCGATGCCTCGGCAGACCAGCTCGACACGCTGGCCGAACTGGCCGACCGCTTCTCGGCCGGCGAAGCCCGCGTCACGCACGACCAGAACATCGTGCTGCCCTGGGTGCATGCCGAAGACCTGCATGCGCTGTGGCTCGCCGCCCGCGCGGCCGGCTTTGCCAGCGCCAACGTGCACCTGCTGACCGACATGATCGCCTGCCCCGGCGGCGACTTCTGCGCGCTGGCCAATGCCCGCTCCATCCCCATCGCCGAAGCCATCACCGAGCGCTACCAGGACCTCGACGAACTCGACGACCTGGGCGAGATCGACCTGCACATCAGCGGCTGCATCAACTCCTGCGGCCATCACCACAGCGGCCACATCGGCATCCTGGGCGTCGACAAGGACGGCAAGGAGTGGTACCAGGTCACCCTCGGCGGCTCCGACGGCTCCGCGCTCAGCGGCACGCCGCAGGCCGGCAAGGTGGTCGGCCCCTCGTTCTCGGCGGCCGAAGTGCCGGGCGTGATCGAGGCCGTGCTCACCACCTACCGGGACACCCGCGAAGGTGGCGAAACCTTCATCGACACCCTGCGCCGCGTCGGCCACGACCCGTTCAAGGCCGCCGCCAACGGTGCGCGGTTCAAGGTGGAGGAAGCAGCATGA
- a CDS encoding M55 family metallopeptidase, translating into MKVLISTDIEGVAGVYHSEQVRPGNPEFERARLLMAQEANAAIAGAFEAGATEVLVNDSHGGFRNMPPDVLDARARVVQGKPRYLSMVAGVDEGVDAVCMVGYHSRAQGRGILAHTINSFAFAGIWLGDQELGEAGLYGALAGEYGAPVVMASGDDVFIAENRPLFPHATFVQTKRATGFNSGVSLSPEQSREAIRAGVAEALAGRANASPLVFKGPQAVTLRTQSPAMADLFCQWPAFERVDGVTLRFTADTVEAAVRMLNCCSAMSSMLR; encoded by the coding sequence ATGAAAGTCCTGATCTCCACCGACATCGAAGGCGTTGCCGGCGTTTACCACTCGGAGCAGGTGCGCCCGGGCAATCCGGAATTCGAGCGCGCCCGCCTGCTGATGGCGCAGGAGGCCAATGCGGCCATTGCCGGCGCCTTCGAGGCCGGCGCCACGGAGGTGCTGGTCAACGATTCGCACGGCGGCTTTCGCAACATGCCGCCCGACGTGCTCGATGCGCGCGCGCGCGTGGTGCAGGGCAAGCCGCGCTACCTGAGCATGGTGGCCGGCGTCGATGAAGGCGTGGACGCGGTCTGCATGGTCGGCTACCACTCGCGTGCGCAGGGGCGCGGCATCCTCGCGCACACCATCAACAGCTTTGCCTTTGCAGGCATCTGGCTCGGCGACCAGGAATTGGGCGAAGCCGGGCTCTATGGCGCGCTGGCCGGCGAATACGGCGCGCCGGTGGTCATGGCCAGCGGGGACGACGTGTTCATCGCCGAGAACCGGCCGCTCTTTCCGCATGCGACCTTCGTGCAGACCAAGCGCGCCACCGGGTTCAACAGCGGCGTGTCGCTGTCGCCTGAGCAGTCGCGCGAGGCGATCCGGGCCGGCGTGGCGGAAGCGCTGGCCGGGCGCGCCAACGCAAGTCCGTTGGTCTTCAAGGGCCCGCAGGCGGTCACGCTGCGCACCCAGTCGCCGGCCATGGCCGATCTGTTCTGCCAGTGGCCGGCCTTCGAGCGCGTCGACGGCGTGACCTTGCGCTTCACCGCGGACACGGTGGAAGCCGCAGTACGCATGCTGAACTGCTGTTCAGCCATGTCGTCAATGTTGCGCTAA
- a CDS encoding P1 family peptidase has product MTSNPPRIGDLLQGPRNAITDVEGVTVGHRTLDDGPVQTGVTVIRPHAGDPFRDKVPAAAVVLNGFGKSVGLVQMAELGVLETPIALTNTYSVGTVATAQIRHCVAANPESGRSLSTVNPLVFECNDGFLNDIQRLAVSEADYLHALEDAGSDFAQGSVGAGRGMSCFQLKGGIGSASRRVSAQDGGVHTVGTLVLANYGRPSQLVLAGQAVGEQLVSRLAAEGSRTSREPEKGSIIIVVATDAPLDARQLRRLALRAGAGLARTGSVFGHGSGDIVLAFSTACTVPDRAERPMPAIAMVHESLLDGLFQAAADSTEQAILHALWHATAVTGRDGNHRPTLAELLPSSVLLSSFAPPHAP; this is encoded by the coding sequence ATGACATCGAATCCCCCCCGCATCGGCGACCTGCTCCAGGGTCCGCGCAACGCGATCACCGACGTGGAAGGCGTGACGGTGGGCCACCGGACGCTCGATGACGGCCCTGTGCAAACCGGCGTGACGGTGATCCGGCCGCATGCCGGCGACCCGTTCCGCGACAAGGTGCCGGCTGCAGCCGTGGTGCTCAACGGCTTCGGCAAGAGCGTGGGGCTGGTACAGATGGCCGAGCTCGGCGTGCTGGAGACGCCGATCGCGCTCACCAACACCTACTCGGTGGGGACCGTGGCGACGGCGCAGATCCGCCACTGCGTGGCCGCCAATCCCGAGAGCGGCCGGTCGCTGTCCACGGTCAATCCGCTGGTGTTCGAGTGCAACGACGGTTTTCTCAACGACATCCAGCGCCTGGCCGTGAGCGAGGCCGACTACCTGCATGCGCTCGAAGACGCCGGCAGCGACTTTGCACAAGGCTCCGTGGGGGCCGGGCGCGGCATGTCGTGCTTCCAGCTCAAGGGCGGCATCGGCAGCGCCTCGCGCCGGGTGTCCGCGCAGGACGGCGGCGTGCACACGGTCGGCACGCTGGTGCTGGCCAACTACGGCCGCCCATCGCAATTGGTGCTGGCCGGCCAGGCGGTCGGCGAGCAACTGGTGTCCAGGCTGGCCGCAGAAGGCAGCCGGACGTCGAGAGAGCCCGAAAAAGGCTCGATCATCATCGTGGTGGCCACCGACGCACCGCTGGACGCGCGCCAGCTGCGCCGGCTGGCCTTGCGCGCGGGCGCCGGCCTGGCGCGCACCGGCTCGGTCTTCGGCCATGGCAGCGGCGACATCGTGCTGGCCTTCTCGACCGCCTGCACGGTCCCCGACCGCGCCGAACGCCCGATGCCGGCCATCGCGATGGTGCACGAGAGCCTGCTCGACGGGCTATTCCAGGCCGCGGCCGACAGCACCGAGCAGGCCATTCTTCATGCGCTGTGGCACGCCACGGCCGTGACCGGGCGCGACGGCAACCACCGGCCGACGCTGGCCGAGCTGCTGCCCTCCTCCGTTCTTCTTTCGTCTTTCGCACCACCACACGCCCCATGA
- the gsiD gene encoding glutathione ABC transporter permease GsiD has translation MTQASGLSAAESIVPISPVAVVQTAGKVRTPWGECWRRFKKQPVGIVAALFVLLLVFVAVFAPWIVPFDAENFFDYDMLNTGPSATHWFGVDPLGRDIFSRILMGARISLMAGFLSVLVGGFVGTTFGLLAGYYEGWWDRIVMRISDVLFAFPGILLALGVVAILGSSMTNVVVAVSVFSVPAFARLVRGNTLVLKQQTYIEAERSIGASDWTIIVRHILPGTISSIVVYFSMRVGTSIITAASLSFLGMGAQPPTPEWGAMLSEARADMVTSPHVALFPSLAIFFTVLAFNLLGDALRDALDPKIDRE, from the coding sequence ATGACGCAAGCTTCCGGCCTGTCTGCCGCCGAATCCATCGTTCCGATTTCCCCCGTCGCCGTGGTGCAGACCGCGGGCAAGGTCCGCACGCCCTGGGGCGAATGCTGGCGCCGCTTCAAGAAGCAGCCCGTGGGCATCGTCGCTGCGCTGTTCGTGCTGCTGCTGGTGTTCGTCGCAGTGTTCGCACCGTGGATCGTGCCCTTCGACGCGGAGAACTTCTTCGACTACGACATGCTGAACACCGGGCCCTCCGCCACGCACTGGTTCGGCGTCGACCCGCTGGGCCGGGACATCTTCAGCCGCATCCTGATGGGTGCGCGCATCTCGCTGATGGCCGGCTTCCTGTCGGTGCTGGTGGGCGGCTTCGTCGGCACGACTTTCGGCCTGCTCGCGGGCTACTACGAAGGCTGGTGGGACCGTATCGTGATGCGAATCTCCGACGTGCTGTTTGCCTTCCCCGGCATCCTGTTGGCGCTGGGCGTGGTCGCCATCCTGGGCAGCAGCATGACCAACGTGGTGGTGGCGGTGTCGGTGTTCAGCGTGCCGGCCTTCGCGCGCCTGGTGCGAGGCAACACGCTGGTGCTCAAGCAGCAGACCTACATCGAGGCCGAGCGAAGCATCGGCGCGTCGGACTGGACCATCATCGTGCGGCACATCCTGCCGGGCACCATCTCGTCGATCGTCGTGTACTTTTCGATGCGCGTGGGCACTTCGATCATCACGGCGGCCAGCCTCTCGTTCCTGGGCATGGGCGCGCAGCCGCCAACGCCCGAATGGGGCGCGATGCTCAGCGAAGCCCGCGCCGACATGGTGACCTCGCCGCACGTGGCACTGTTCCCCAGCCTGGCCATCTTCTTCACGGTGCTGGCCTTCAACCTGCTGGGCGATGCGCTGCGCGACGCGCTCGACCCGAAGATCGACCGCGAGTAG
- a CDS encoding DUF934 domain-containing protein → MNRHLNILAAEEHIDDGDPKVLQLPNDADPLAIEVCLEDIERIDLSFPKFTDGRAYSQAFLLRRRLGFKGDIRATGDVLIDQLVQMERTGFSSAVLKEGVDATDAQRQFDRFSAFYQGDAVKTAPHFATGA, encoded by the coding sequence ATGAACAGGCATCTCAACATCCTGGCCGCCGAAGAGCATATCGACGACGGCGACCCGAAGGTCCTGCAACTGCCGAACGATGCCGACCCGCTCGCCATCGAGGTGTGCCTGGAAGACATCGAGCGCATCGACCTGAGCTTTCCGAAGTTCACCGATGGCCGCGCCTACAGCCAGGCATTTTTGCTGCGCCGCCGCCTTGGCTTCAAGGGCGACATCCGCGCCACCGGCGACGTGCTGATCGACCAGCTGGTACAGATGGAACGCACCGGCTTCTCCAGCGCCGTGCTCAAGGAAGGCGTGGACGCCACCGACGCGCAGCGCCAGTTCGATCGTTTTTCCGCCTTTTACCAGGGCGATGCGGTGAAGACCGCGCCGCACTTCGCGACCGGCGCCTGA